Proteins found in one Zea mays cultivar B73 chromosome 1, Zm-B73-REFERENCE-NAM-5.0, whole genome shotgun sequence genomic segment:
- the LOC100191781 gene encoding Polygalacturonate 4-alpha-galacturonosyltransferase-like precursor — MAIRAGRSPLLHLLALAFLILAASPCLQARVDHRKQISHWTGQPNFDLQNVSSGRKDGPHLLGRSKEITHMKLRRVAVRKKMEVVQQDDEALVKLENAGIERSKAVDSAVLGKYSIWRRENENEKADSRVRLMRDQMIMARIYSVLAKSRDKLDLYQELLARLKESQRSLGEATADAELPKSASDRTKAMGQVLSKARDLLYDCKEITQRLRAMLQSADEQVRSLKKQSTFLSQLAAKTIPNGIHCLSMRLTIDYYLLSPEKRKFPNSENLENPDLYHYALFSDNVLAASVVVNSTIMNAKEPEKHVFHLVTDKLNFGAMNMWFLLNPPGDATIHVENVDDFKWLNSSYCPVLKQLESAAMKEYYFKADRPKTLSAGSSNLKYRNPKYLSMLNHLRFYLPQVYPKLNKILFLDDDIVVQRDLTGLWEVDLNGNVNGAVETCGESFHRFDKYLNFSNPNIAQNFDPNACGWAYGMNMFDLEEWKKKDITGIYHKWQNMNENRLLWKLGTLPPGLLTFYKLTHPLDKSWHVLGLGYNPTIERSEIDNAAVIHYNGNMKPWLEIAMIKYRPYWTKYINYQHSYIHGCKISQ, encoded by the exons ATGGCGATTAGGGCTGGCCGCTCGCCCCTTCTCCACCTCCTCGCCCTCGCCTTCCTCATCCTCGCCGCCTCTCCCTGCCTCCAAG CTCGAGTGGACCATCGCAAACAG ATATCTCACTGGACTGGGCAACCCAACTTTGACCTGCAGAATGTCTCATCGGGTCGAAAGG ATGGCCCTCATCTCCTGGGTAGATCAAAGGAAATAACACACATG AAATTAAGGAGAGTTGCTGTAAGGAAGAAAATGGAAGTAGTGCAGCAGGATGATGAAGCGTTAGTTAAACTTGAGAATGCAGGTATCGAACGTTCAAAAGCTGTTGACTCTGCTGTGCTGGGAAAATACAGCATCTGGAGACGTGAAAATGAAAATGAAAAGGCAGATTCAAGGGTCCGTTTGATGCGAGATCAAATGATCATGGCCAGAATATATTCTGTTCTTGCCAAATCGAGGGACAAGCTTGATCTCTATCAGGAGCTGCTTGCAAGGCTCAAGGAAAGCCAGCGCTCCCTTGGGGAAGCTACTGCTGATGCTGAACTTCCCAAGAG TGCTTCGGATAGAACCAAAGCAATGGGCCAAGTTTTATCAAAAGCAAGGGATCTATTGTACGATTGCAAGGAAATTACCCAGCGTTTGAGAGCAATGCTTCAGTCAGCAGATGAGCAGGTCCGGAGCTTGAAGAAGCAGAGCACCTTCCTTAGCCAGCTAGCAGCTAAGACAATCCCAAATGGCATCCATTGTCTTTCCATGCGCTTAACGATTGATTATTATCTTCTCTCTCCAGAGAAAAGAAAGTTCCCCAATAGTGAGAACCTGGAAAATCCTGATCTTTACCATTATGCTCTTTTCTCGGACAATGTTTTGGCAGCATCAGTTgtggtcaactcaaccatcatgaATGCTAAG GAGCCTGAAAAACATGTATTTCATCTTGTTACTGACAAACTGAACTTTGGGGCCATGAACATGTGGTTTTTGCTGAATCCACCTGGGGATGCAACAATCCATGTGGAAAATGTTGATGACTTCAAATGGTTAAACTCTTCTTACTGCCCTGTTCTGAAGCAGCTTGAGTCTGCAGCCATGAAAGAATATTATTTCAAGGCTGATCGTCCGAAAACACTCTCTGCTGGTTCTTCTAATCTGAAGTATCGAAACCCAAAATATTTGTCCATGCTCAATCATCTAAGATTTTACCTCCCACAAGTCTATCCCAAGCTGAATAAAATTCTTTTCCTGGATGATGATATAGTTGTCCAGAGGGACCTAACTGGACTCTGGGAGGTTGATCTTAATGGAAATGTAAATGGAGCCGTGGAAACATGTGGAGAGAGTTTTCACCGATTTGATAAGTACCTAAATTTCTCAAACCCAAATATTGCTCAGAATTTTGATCCTAATGCATGTGGTTGGGCTTATGgaatgaacatgtttgatctggaAGAATGGAAGAAGAAAGACATTACTGGAATTTACCACAAATggcagaacatg AACGAGAACAGGCTGCTCTGGAAACTGGGGACATTGCCACCAGGGCTTCTAACTTTTTACAAGCTGACACACCCTCTGGAcaaatcatggcatgtgcttggcTTAGGGTACAATCCAACCATTGAGCGCTCAGAGATAGACAATGCTGCTGTCATCCACTACAATGGTAACATGAAGCCCTGGCTGGAAATTGCAATGATAAAGTATCGGCCTTACTGGACAAAGTACATCAATTATCAGCATTCCTACATTCATGGATGCAAGATCAGCCAATAG
- the LOC100191781 gene encoding polygalacturonate 4-alpha-galacturonosyltransferase-like isoform X1, producing the protein MAIRAGRSPLLHLLALAFLILAASPCLQARVDHRKQKLRRVAVRKKMEVVQQDDEALVKLENAGIERSKAVDSAVLGKYSIWRRENENEKADSRVRLMRDQMIMARIYSVLAKSRDKLDLYQELLARLKESQRSLGEATADAELPKSASDRTKAMGQVLSKARDLLYDCKEITQRLRAMLQSADEQVRSLKKQSTFLSQLAAKTIPNGIHCLSMRLTIDYYLLSPEKRKFPNSENLENPDLYHYALFSDNVLAASVVVNSTIMNAKEPEKHVFHLVTDKLNFGAMNMWFLLNPPGDATIHVENVDDFKWLNSSYCPVLKQLESAAMKEYYFKADRPKTLSAGSSNLKYRNPKYLSMLNHLRFYLPQVYPKLNKILFLDDDIVVQRDLTGLWEVDLNGNVNGAVETCGESFHRFDKYLNFSNPNIAQNFDPNACGWAYGMNMFDLEEWKKKDITGIYHKWQNMNENRLLWKLGTLPPGLLTFYKLTHPLDKSWHVLGLGYNPTIERSEIDNAAVIHYNGNMKPWLEIAMIKYRPYWTKYINYQHSYIHGCKISQ; encoded by the exons ATGGCGATTAGGGCTGGCCGCTCGCCCCTTCTCCACCTCCTCGCCCTCGCCTTCCTCATCCTCGCCGCCTCTCCCTGCCTCCAAG CTCGAGTGGACCATCGCAAACAG AAATTAAGGAGAGTTGCTGTAAGGAAGAAAATGGAAGTAGTGCAGCAGGATGATGAAGCGTTAGTTAAACTTGAGAATGCAGGTATCGAACGTTCAAAAGCTGTTGACTCTGCTGTGCTGGGAAAATACAGCATCTGGAGACGTGAAAATGAAAATGAAAAGGCAGATTCAAGGGTCCGTTTGATGCGAGATCAAATGATCATGGCCAGAATATATTCTGTTCTTGCCAAATCGAGGGACAAGCTTGATCTCTATCAGGAGCTGCTTGCAAGGCTCAAGGAAAGCCAGCGCTCCCTTGGGGAAGCTACTGCTGATGCTGAACTTCCCAAGAG TGCTTCGGATAGAACCAAAGCAATGGGCCAAGTTTTATCAAAAGCAAGGGATCTATTGTACGATTGCAAGGAAATTACCCAGCGTTTGAGAGCAATGCTTCAGTCAGCAGATGAGCAGGTCCGGAGCTTGAAGAAGCAGAGCACCTTCCTTAGCCAGCTAGCAGCTAAGACAATCCCAAATGGCATCCATTGTCTTTCCATGCGCTTAACGATTGATTATTATCTTCTCTCTCCAGAGAAAAGAAAGTTCCCCAATAGTGAGAACCTGGAAAATCCTGATCTTTACCATTATGCTCTTTTCTCGGACAATGTTTTGGCAGCATCAGTTgtggtcaactcaaccatcatgaATGCTAAG GAGCCTGAAAAACATGTATTTCATCTTGTTACTGACAAACTGAACTTTGGGGCCATGAACATGTGGTTTTTGCTGAATCCACCTGGGGATGCAACAATCCATGTGGAAAATGTTGATGACTTCAAATGGTTAAACTCTTCTTACTGCCCTGTTCTGAAGCAGCTTGAGTCTGCAGCCATGAAAGAATATTATTTCAAGGCTGATCGTCCGAAAACACTCTCTGCTGGTTCTTCTAATCTGAAGTATCGAAACCCAAAATATTTGTCCATGCTCAATCATCTAAGATTTTACCTCCCACAAGTCTATCCCAAGCTGAATAAAATTCTTTTCCTGGATGATGATATAGTTGTCCAGAGGGACCTAACTGGACTCTGGGAGGTTGATCTTAATGGAAATGTAAATGGAGCCGTGGAAACATGTGGAGAGAGTTTTCACCGATTTGATAAGTACCTAAATTTCTCAAACCCAAATATTGCTCAGAATTTTGATCCTAATGCATGTGGTTGGGCTTATGgaatgaacatgtttgatctggaAGAATGGAAGAAGAAAGACATTACTGGAATTTACCACAAATggcagaacatg AACGAGAACAGGCTGCTCTGGAAACTGGGGACATTGCCACCAGGGCTTCTAACTTTTTACAAGCTGACACACCCTCTGGAcaaatcatggcatgtgcttggcTTAGGGTACAATCCAACCATTGAGCGCTCAGAGATAGACAATGCTGCTGTCATCCACTACAATGGTAACATGAAGCCCTGGCTGGAAATTGCAATGATAAAGTATCGGCCTTACTGGACAAAGTACATCAATTATCAGCATTCCTACATTCATGGATGCAAGATCAGCCAATAG
- the LOC100272267 gene encoding uncharacterized protein LOC100272267: MASGSSNGEPSTAPQANRWYDLRLGSSCRDPSPTAKFCTLRYEFKPASIDKTQAGSLQSTKDNRVTVEFYNNQPGKPKVTFEGSQEEYKDNDGVLFFDGETFRLERLHRAVKRLRHVRVPGESAAVNLAATTTGMGAESQSPPLPKVNKSQSMNKPAVHSVPVEVERIDIGEPENPGPKYNNRSTYQSVTVDPFALSPDPNEQENLDILGDDDGNASPNNLAAGQEASVRGFDINLPNQDDMDDEIADVDVNDDTDLWINAADALRAQVNAEEHQEQQDSSSSSGSSSSSSGSESGSGSGSSSSGSDGSDADSASSGGDVDI; the protein is encoded by the exons ATGGCGAGCGGCAGCAGCAACGGGGAGCCAAGCACGGCGCCGCAGGCGAACCGGTGGTACGACCTCCGGCTGGGCTCCTCCTGCCGTGACCCATCCCCCACCGCCAAGTTCTGCACTCTCCGCT ATGAATTTAAGCCAGCATCAATTGACAAGACTCAAGCTGGGTCTCTGCAGAGTACCAAAGATAACCGGGTTACTGTGGAATTCTATAATAATCAGCCTGGCAAACCAAAGGTGACATTTGAGGGAAGCCAAGAAGAGTACAAGGATAATGATGGTGTCTTATTTTTTGATGGTGAGACCTTTCGCCTAGAGAGGTTGCATAGGGCTGTCAAGAGGTTAAGGCATGTCCGAGTTCCAGGAGAGTCTGCAGCAGTTAATTTGGCAGCTACAACTACTGGAATGGGTGCAGAATCACAGTCTCCTCCATTACCTAAAGTCAACAAGTCACAGAGCATGAACAAACCTGCTGTTCACTCAGTTCCA GTTGAGGTTGAGCGTATTGACATTGGTGAACCAGAAAATCCAG GCCCAAAATACAACAACAGGAGTACATATCAATCTGTTACCGTAGACCCATTTGCCCTTTCACCTGATCCAAATGAGCAAGAGAACCTTGACATACTTGGTGACGATGATGGCAATGCTTCACCAAACAACTTGGCTGCAGGACAAGAGGCATCTGTTCGTGGTTTTGACATCAACTTACCAAATCAGGACGATATGGATGATGAAATTGCTGATGTAGATGTAAATGATGACACGGATCTGTGGATCAATGCAGCCGATGCGCTGCGAGCTCAAGTGAACGCAGAGGAGCATCAGGAGCAGCAGGACAGCTCAAGCTCTAGtgggagcagcagcagcagcagcggaaGTGAGAGCGGCAGTGGAAGTGGGAGCAGCAGCAGTGGTAGCGATGGTAGTGATGCTGATTCGGCAAGTTCCGGAGGTGATGTTGATATATGA